The following coding sequences are from one Dermacentor silvarum isolate Dsil-2018 chromosome 4, BIME_Dsil_1.4, whole genome shotgun sequence window:
- the LOC119449765 gene encoding mitochondrial import inner membrane translocase subunit Tim10 B: MAEDAAIRNFRDFLLIYNRMTETCFRHCVNNLNYRDLTPDESQCVDRCAGKAISVNHRMMSIYMEVQPEMMKRSIEAQQQLNAQQSVESQS, translated from the exons ATGGCGGAGGATGCAGCGATTAGAAAT tttcgagATTTCCTTCTAATATACAACAGGATGACCGAGACGTGCTTCCGACACTGCGTGAACAACCTGAATTATCGGGACCTAACACCGGATGAG AGCCAGTGTGTGGATCGCTGTGCCGGCAAGGCGATAAGTGTCAACCACAGAATGATGTCCATCTACATGGAAGTCCAGCCAGAAATGATGAAGCGCTCTATAGAAGCACAGCAACAACTAAATGCACAACAAAGTGTTGAAAGCCAGAGTTAG